A window from Theobroma cacao cultivar B97-61/B2 chromosome 3, Criollo_cocoa_genome_V2, whole genome shotgun sequence encodes these proteins:
- the LOC18605356 gene encoding 23.6 kDa heat shock protein, mitochondrial isoform X1 codes for MASSLALRRLVSSNILPSSMRVIRPIATSPYTSRLFNTNAMREFDDHGDERDLNDDRRQVRSLSRRGDGFFSGNVFDPFSPTRSLSQVLNMMDQFMENPFLSASRGMGGGLRRSWDAKETEDALNLRIDMPGVGKEDVKVSVEQNTLIIKGEAAKESEDEESGGKYTSRIHLPEKIYKTDQIKAEMKNGVLKVVVPKIQEEERSDVIQVQIE; via the exons ATGGCTTCGTCCCTGGCTCTTAGGAGGCTTGTCTCTTCCAACATCCTACCCAGCTCCATGCGCGTGATACGCCCAATCGCCACCTCTCCATACACCTCCAGACTCTTTAACACCAACGCCATGCGCGAATTCGACGACCATGGTGACGAGCGTGACCTCAACGATGATCGACGCCAAGTTCGTTCACTCTCTCGCCGCGGCGATGGTTTCTTCTCAGGTA ATGTATTTGACCCTTTTTCTCCAACGAGGAGCCTAAGCCAAGTCCTGAACATGATGGACCAATTCATGGAGAACCCATTCCTCTCGGCTTCGCGTGGAATGGGGGGTGGGCTCCGTCGAAGCTGGGACGCTAAGGAAACAGAGGACGCCTTGAACCTTCGCATTGACATGCCCGGCGTTGGGAAGGAGGATGTCAAGGTCTCCGTGGAGCAGAACACTTTGATCATCAAAGGTGAGGCTGCCAAAGAATCTGAAGATGAGGAGAGTGGCGGGAAATACACAAGCAGGATCCATCTGCCTGAGAAGATTTACAAGACGGATCAGATTAAGGCTGAGATGAAGAATGGTGTGCTTAAAGTGGTTGTGCCAAAGATTCAGGAGGAGGAGAGGAGTGATGTGATTCAGGTCCAAATTGAATGA
- the LOC18605356 gene encoding 23.6 kDa heat shock protein, mitochondrial isoform X2 has translation MASSLALRRLVSSNILPSSMRVIRPIATSPYTSRLFNTNAMREFDDHGDERDLNDDRRQVRSLSRRGDGFFSDVFDPFSPTRSLSQVLNMMDQFMENPFLSASRGMGGGLRRSWDAKETEDALNLRIDMPGVGKEDVKVSVEQNTLIIKGEAAKESEDEESGGKYTSRIHLPEKIYKTDQIKAEMKNGVLKVVVPKIQEEERSDVIQVQIE, from the exons ATGGCTTCGTCCCTGGCTCTTAGGAGGCTTGTCTCTTCCAACATCCTACCCAGCTCCATGCGCGTGATACGCCCAATCGCCACCTCTCCATACACCTCCAGACTCTTTAACACCAACGCCATGCGCGAATTCGACGACCATGGTGACGAGCGTGACCTCAACGATGATCGACGCCAAGTTCGTTCACTCTCTCGCCGCGGCGATGGTTTCTTCTCAG ATGTATTTGACCCTTTTTCTCCAACGAGGAGCCTAAGCCAAGTCCTGAACATGATGGACCAATTCATGGAGAACCCATTCCTCTCGGCTTCGCGTGGAATGGGGGGTGGGCTCCGTCGAAGCTGGGACGCTAAGGAAACAGAGGACGCCTTGAACCTTCGCATTGACATGCCCGGCGTTGGGAAGGAGGATGTCAAGGTCTCCGTGGAGCAGAACACTTTGATCATCAAAGGTGAGGCTGCCAAAGAATCTGAAGATGAGGAGAGTGGCGGGAAATACACAAGCAGGATCCATCTGCCTGAGAAGATTTACAAGACGGATCAGATTAAGGCTGAGATGAAGAATGGTGTGCTTAAAGTGGTTGTGCCAAAGATTCAGGAGGAGGAGAGGAGTGATGTGATTCAGGTCCAAATTGAATGA
- the LOC18605357 gene encoding uncharacterized protein LOC18605357 translates to MHARFTKPFKVSPPLHFFLFSLSILISGSPKTKRRNQIKNFQNFSKLKKTRKGNKRSSCQGSPKVKKRRKSKTNLFPNIFSLPNELMTEVLARVAAYSFHDFFDVKLSCKVFHQIADDKYILQHVSLEKFPVTPWCSTKQSFFLEKCKRSGHPEALYREGVVEHFSFARVEEGLNCLNSAAKVGHLGASYVLEVILLCTEEPDQEQDGRRLLKLEKSKKGVRESRKKLNDTMRNIWLNNLLEAKPNCCPMRDQHRRRGWPSDNEDDVDCEACGCDLEVIFVCNLLRGILTY, encoded by the exons ATGCATGCTCGGTTCACGAAACCCTTCAAAGTTTCCCCAcctcttcatttctttctcttttctctctcaattTTAATCAGTGGCTCCCCTAAAACAAAGCGAAGgaaccaaataaaaaactttcaaaatttctctaagttgaagaaaacaaggaaaggcAACAAAAGATCATCATGTCAGGGTTCTCCTAAAGtgaagaaaagaaggaaaagcaaaacaaatttatttcCAAACATTTTCTCCCTTCCGAATGAGCTGATGACAGAAGTTTTAGCTCGGGTGGCTGCCTATTCATTCCACGATTTCTTCGATGTCAAGTTAAG TTGCAAggtttttcatcaaattgcTGATGATAAGTACATACTTCAACATGTGTCCCTTGAGAAGTTTCCTGTTACCCCATGGTGTTCAACTAAACAATCTTTCTTCTTAGAGAAGTGCAAAAGGAGTGGACATCCAGAAGCCTTATACAGGGAAGGAGTG GTTGAACACTTCAGTTTTGCGAGGGTAGAAGAGGGACTAAACTGTCTAAATAGTGCAGCAAAAGTAGGACATCTTGGAGCGTCTTATGTGCTAGAGGTTATCCTACTCTGTACAGAGGAACCTGACCAAGAGCAAGACGGTAGAAGACTTCTAAAACTAGAAAAGTCAAAAAAAGGTGTAAGAGAAAGTCGAAAGAAACTAAATGACAcgatgagaaatatttggctGAATAACTTGTTGGAAGCAAAGCCTAATTGTTGTCCAATGCGAGACCAACACAGAAGACGTGGGTGGCCAAGTGACAATGAGGATGATGTGGATTGTGAAGCTTGTGGCTGCGACTTGGAAGTCATTTTCGTTTGTAATTTGTTACGCGGTATTCTGACATATTAA
- the LOC18605358 gene encoding putative glycerol-3-phosphate transporter 1, with amino-acid sequence MGSPSELPAERSYSKPLGIRFLESTTKAKLSYKTYQAIVLIVTFFAYTSYHATRKTTSIVKSALDPQSSDVGLKFPWRITYISEPAESKRLSWVLGDGWAPFNGSDGTALLGELDVAFLAVYAFGMYFSGHLGDRMNLRIFLTVGMIGTGLFTALFGVGYWAKLHSFYYFLIVQMIAGLFQSTGWPSVVAVVGNWFGKKKRGLIMGIWNAHTSVGNITGSLIASALLSYGWGWSFVVPGLIIAFLGLVVFLLLPVCPESVGVDREEDEVDSPRKNGEGVTEPLLGSDTELKEKAVGFIEAWKIPGVAPFAFCLFFAKLVAYTFLYWLPYYISHTAIEGKYLSNETAGNMSTFFDVGGVLGGILAGHISDRLDARAITAATFMYCAIPALYFYRSYGHISLAMNIALMFISGMFVNGPYALITTAVSADLGTHSSLKGNSKALATVTAIIDGTGSVGAAIGPLLTGYISAKSWSAVFTMLMGAALVAGLLLTRLVVAEVAARISESRSQGGQESRSEAAELDV; translated from the exons ATGGGTTCACCATCTGAATTGCCAGCGGAGAGAAGTTATAGCAAGCCTCTTGGAATTCGATTCTTAGAATCCACTACGAAAGCAAAGCTTTCTTATAAAACCTATCAAGCCATTGTCTTGATTGTGACGTTTTTTGCTTACACTAGCTACCATGCAACAAGGAAAACCACCAGCATTGTCAAGAGTGCCCTTGATCCCCAGTCATCTGATGTAGGCTTGAAGTTCCCATGGAGGATAACATACATTAGTGAACCTGCTGAAAGCAAAAGACTTTCGTGGGTTCTAGGAGATGGTTGGGCCCCTTTTAATGGATCTGATGGGACCGCCTTGCTTGGTGAACTCGATGTGGCCTTTCTCGCGGTATATGCTTTTGGAATGTACTTCTCTGGACACTTGGGTGATAGAATGAACTTAAGGATCTTTCTGACAGTGGGAATGATCGGAACTGGCTTGTTTACTGCACTATTTGGTGTTGGATACTGGGCTAAACTCCATAGTTTTTACTACTTCCTGATAGTACAAATGATCGCTGGTTTGTTTCAATCAACAGGATGGCCTTCAGTTGTTGCTGTAGTAGGTAACTGGTTcgggaagaaaaagagagggcTGATTATGGGTATATGGAATGCCCACACATCTGTTGGGAACATTACTGGTTCTTTGATTGCTTCAGCACTATTAAGCTATGGATGGGGTTGGTCCTTTGTTGTGCCAGGTCTCATTATTGCTTTTTTGGGCTTGGTGGTTTTCCTTTTACTGCCTGTTTGTCCTGAATCGGTTGGAGTTGAtagagaagaagatgaagtagATTCTCCTAGGAAGAATGGAGAGGGGGTAACAGAGCCTCTGTTGGGCTCAGATACTGAGCTTAAGGAAAAAGCTGTGGGGTTCATAGAAGCATGGAAAATCCCTGGGGTTGCTCCTTTTGCATTTTGCCTCTTCTTTGCCAAATTGGTTGCTTACACATTCCTCTATTGGCTTCCATACTACATTAGCCATACAG CGATTGAGGGAAAATATTTATCCAACGAGACAGCTGGAAACATGTCAACATTTTTTGATGTTGGAGGGGTGCTCGGAGGAATCTTAGCTGGCCACATTTCTGATCGTCTAGATGCCAGAGCCATAACAGCAGCAACTTTTATGTATTGCGCTATCCCTGCTCTTTATTTCTATCGTAGTTATGGACATATTTCCTTGGCAATGAACATAGCTCTCATGTTCATCTCCGGCATGTTTGTAAATGGGCCCTATGCTCTTATAACAACTGCCGTCTCGGCCGACCTGGGAACACACAGTTCGTTAAAGGGGAACTCAAAGGCATTGGCAACTGTGACAGCAATCATAGATGGAACAGGTTCTGTTGGTGCTGCAATTGGACCATTATTAACTGGTTACATTTCTGCCAAGAGCTGGAGTGCAGTTTTTACCATGCTTATGGGAGCAGCTCTAGTAGCAGGGCTGTTGTTGACAAGGCTTGTGGTGGCCGAGGTGGCTGCAAGGATTTCTGAATCAAGGTCACAAGGTGGACAGGAGTCAAGATCTGAAGCTGCAGAACTGGATGTTTGA